The Streptomyces sp. HSG2 genome has a segment encoding these proteins:
- a CDS encoding helix-turn-helix transcriptional regulator has product MSEEADQAREPSNGAAYFGGEVKALREALGLSQGKFADRLHYQQAQVSKVENGTVLASEAFAEAMDRVAGTPGTYARLRAKLSKQGHPEWFVPYITLEESASGITDYSCTFLMGLLQTPEYAAAVIRAAFPRETVDQVKERVELRMRRQAVIERDEPPLLWVVVHEAVLRACVGGRSVMIAQLDHLSVRMTSPHVTVQVLPYKAGASPSHLPFTLLSLSGAAHAVYTETPTHGGQVDDAPSVVAKAVGMFDRLRMAALSEEESLALIRKIMEDHAT; this is encoded by the coding sequence GTGAGCGAGGAAGCTGACCAGGCACGAGAGCCCTCGAACGGTGCCGCGTACTTCGGTGGGGAGGTGAAGGCGCTACGGGAAGCGTTGGGACTGTCTCAAGGGAAGTTCGCTGACAGGCTCCACTACCAACAAGCACAGGTCAGCAAGGTTGAGAACGGCACTGTGCTGGCCTCAGAAGCGTTCGCGGAAGCCATGGACCGGGTGGCCGGCACGCCGGGCACGTACGCCCGTCTACGTGCCAAGCTCAGCAAGCAGGGGCACCCGGAATGGTTCGTGCCGTACATCACCCTTGAGGAGTCCGCGAGCGGGATCACGGACTACTCGTGCACCTTCCTCATGGGCCTGTTGCAGACTCCGGAGTACGCCGCCGCCGTCATCCGCGCCGCTTTCCCACGCGAAACAGTGGACCAAGTCAAAGAGCGCGTGGAGCTACGCATGAGGCGGCAGGCCGTCATAGAGCGGGACGAACCGCCCCTCTTGTGGGTCGTGGTCCACGAGGCCGTCTTGCGCGCGTGTGTCGGTGGCCGATCCGTCATGATCGCGCAACTTGACCACTTGTCTGTGCGGATGACATCACCCCACGTCACGGTTCAAGTGTTGCCGTACAAAGCGGGTGCCTCGCCGAGTCACTTGCCGTTTACGCTGCTCTCGTTGAGCGGCGCAGCGCACGCGGTCTACACGGAGACCCCCACCCATGGTGGTCAAGTCGACGACGCGCCCAGCGTGGTAGCGAAAGCCGTCGGCATGTTCGATCGGCTTCGCATGGCGGCACTGTCCGAGGAAGAGTCGCTAGCCCTGATTCGCAAGATCATGGAGGATCACGCCACATGA
- a CDS encoding DUF397 domain-containing protein, whose protein sequence is MSTTPDPQPMRWVKSTHSGGEGQCIEWAPDHARATGEFLVRDSKGPNGPHLTLTREGFTGLVEFAKHHG, encoded by the coding sequence ATGAGCACCACTCCCGACCCTCAGCCCATGCGGTGGGTCAAGAGCACCCACAGCGGCGGCGAGGGACAGTGCATCGAATGGGCGCCCGACCACGCACGCGCCACGGGTGAGTTCCTGGTCCGTGACAGCAAGGGCCCGAACGGCCCACACCTGACCCTGACCCGTGAGGGGTTCACCGGTCTCGTGGAGTTCGCCAAGCACCACGGGTGA